In Phycodurus eques isolate BA_2022a chromosome 23, UOR_Pequ_1.1, whole genome shotgun sequence, a genomic segment contains:
- the LOC133397694 gene encoding sodium/hydrogen exchanger 9B2, whose protein sequence is MCSCCASSFIRLKNRCPRPCGLVNLLITQACVLALLFGTLWSVTGSECLPGGKVFGVVIIFIGAVLGGRLLGMVQFPGLPPIPPLLGMLLAGLILRNVPYVTDAVYVDAAWSAALRSMALSIILARAGLGLDPSALRRLKAVCLRVAVGPCVMEACVVAVVSHFLLALPWAWGFLLGFVLAAVSPAVVVPSMLLLQKEGYGSEKGIPTLLMAAGSFDDILAITGFSTCLGVAFSTGSTWMSILKGLLEVVGGVVGGVLVGAFLCLFPSVDQEDVVATRSFFLLGFSVFAVFFTQVVGASGAGGLCTLVLAFLAALGWGTDKAGVAAILGRFWDVFQPLLFGLIGAEIIVTKLSLSTVGLGVAVIAVGLVVRLVATFALVHGAGFVLKEKLFIAIAWLPKATVQAAIGSKALDTARDVGDDTLAKFGLDVLTLAVLAILITAPTGALGIGLAGPRLLSRQVKASEAVGDMPTPAGQGQDRVFFESRL, encoded by the exons ATGTGTTCATGCTGCGCCTCGTCCTTCATCCGCCTAAAGAACAGATGTCCTCGACCGTGTGGACTCGTCAACCTGCTCATCACCCAAG CCTGTGTGTTGGCTCTGCTCTTCGGCACGTTGTGGTCAGTAACAGGAAGTGAGTGCTTGCCAGGAGGGAAAGTGTTCGGCGtggtcatcatcttcatcgGCGCCGTGTTGGGGGGGCGACTACTCGGGATGGTCCAGTTTCCCGGCCTGCCCCCAATCCCGCCACTGCTTG gcATGCTTCTGGCTGGCCTGATCCTGAGGAACGTTCCGTACGTGACAGACGCCGTCTACGTGGACGCCGCCTGGTCTGCGGCTTTGAGGAGCATGGCGTTGTCCATCATCCTGGCCCGAGCCGGTCTGGGTCTGGATCCCTCG GCGCTGCGTCGTCTGAAGGCCGTGTGCCTGCGCGTGGCGGTCGGGCCGTGTGTGATGGAGGCGTGCGTCGTTGCCGTGGTTTCTCACTTCCTGTTGGCCCTGCCGTGGGCCTGGGGCTTCCTGCTGGG GTTTGTCCTAGCGGCGGTGTCACCGGCTGTGGTGGTTCCGTCCATGTTGCTGCTCCAGAAGGAAGGTTACGGGAGCGAGAAG GGCATCCCAACACTCCTGATGGCTGCCGGCAGCTTTGACGACATTTTGGCCATCACAGGCTTTTCCACCTGTCTGGGCGTGGCCTTCTCCACAG GTTCCACGTGGATGAGCATCCTGAAGGGTCTCCTGGAGGTGGTGGGCGGGGTGGTGGGCGGTGTCCTCGTGGGCGCCTTCTTGTGTTTATTCCCCAGTGTGGATCAG GAAGATGTGGTGGCGACCAGGAGTTTCTTCCTGCTGGGGTTCTCCGTCTTCGCCGTCTTCTTCACGCAAGTAGTGGGTGCCTCCGGGGCTGGTGGGCTGTGCACCTTGGTTCTGGCCTTCCTGGCTGCGCTGGGCTGGGGCACTGACAAG GCGGgggtggcggccattttggggaGGTTTTGGGATGTTTTCCAGCCCCTCCTCTTCGGCCTCATTGGAGCAGAGATCATCGTGACGAAGCTGAGCCTCAGCACCGTGG GTTTGGGCGTGGCCGTGATCGCCGTCGGTCTGGTGGTACGGCTGGTCGCCACCTTCGCGCTGGTGCACGGCGCGGGCTTTGTGCTCAAGGAGAAACTCTTCATCGCCATCGCCTGGCTACCCAAAGCGACGGTGCAG GCGGCCATCGGCTCCAAAGCGTTGGACACGGCGAGGGACGTGGGCGACGACACTTTGGCGAAGTTCGGTTTGGATGTGCTAACGTTAGCCGTGTTAGCCATCTTGATCACCGCCCCCACCGGAGCGCTGGGCATCGGCCTGGCAGGGCCGCGCCTCCTGAGCCGGCAGGTCAAAG cATCTGAGGCAGTGGGCGACATGCCAACCCCGGCTGGCCAAGGTCAAGACCGTGTGTTTTTTGAGAGCAGGCTGTGA
- the LOC133398082 gene encoding platelet glycoprotein Ib alpha chain-like — MKLFFVVLLGAGVTMDTALDGCYTDRDTDHRVRLNCTAAGFSTVPAGLQPTTEVLLFPSNQFSSLSWESFQIFSKLHELDLTANQLGQVTPRAGPLLPHLNVLRLGRNRLTSLPDRAFSACPTLTDLYLGSNAIESLSDDTFAGLSKLEILDLSSNRIRVLPPLLLRPLVGIETLYLESNQISELSDNWFSPREEVPYLYLSANPWACFCELMYLHTYIKDFFFNFYVRDSKTITRDPKSVVCHSPQRSKRRAIIDLDQDDLCPPPTPALMAATALPPRPTSRETEALEEIEGGRGDGPVVWRPALTTSSASDRFGATTTMSRPTTPTAPLPATTSHPTTSTVPLPTTPTPSLPATTSHPTTSTVPLPTTPTPLPAILSLLTPSSSEFPLTWRWGTDKGDAAPLRHVLGAGVFCVWLLAANVCLCVVAAVSTLVTLVRLAVWYRGAYKLLSVTLARGGGARQVRLYGSREVVYRSVLLVSCQGAEGVKGGPVYRTTLHREPGTQIALQQWSDVMGVGDGGAGWRQRFSVLLRQEREGPGGGREERDWVVGAWLAQHLPGVTLEGSPAP; from the exons ATGAAGCTCTTCTTCGTTGTCCTCCTCGGCGCCGGTGTCACCATGGATACCGCCTTGGACGGCTGCTATACCGACCGGGACACGGACCACCGAGTGCGGCTCAACTGCACGGCGGCCGGTTTCAGCACCGTTCCCGCGGGTCTCCAACCTACGACCGAG GTTCTCTTGTTTCCCAGCAACCAGTTCTCCAGCCTGTCCTGGGAGTCCTTCCAGATCTTTAGCAAGCTGCACGAGCTGGATCTGACGGCCAACCAG CTGGGTCAGGTGACGCCGAGGGCCGGGCCGCTTCTACCTCACCTCAACGTCCTCCGACTTGGACGCAACCGCCTCACGTCTCTGCCAGACAGGGCCTTCTCCGCCTGCCCTACCCTGACAGATCTCTACCTGGGCAGCAACGCCATCGAGTCTCTGAGCGACGACACGTTCGCCGGACTCAGCAAGTTGGAG ATCCTAGACCTGTCGTCCAATCGCATCAGGGTTCTTCCGCCTCTCTTGCTCCGCCCCCTGGTTGGGATAGAAACACTCTACCTGGAAAGCAACCAG ATCAGCGAGCTCTCGGACAATTGGTTCAGCCCGAGGGAGGAAGTGCCCTACCTGTACCTCTCTGCCAACCCGTGGGCGTGTTTCTGCGAGCTGATGTAcctacacacatacataaaagaCTTCTTCTTCAACTTCTACGTGCGCGACAGCAAGACCATCACCAGAGACCCCAAGAGTGTG GTGTGCCACTCACCGCAGCGGTCCAAACGTCGAGCCATCATTGACTTGGACCAGGACGACCTGTGTCCGCCTCCTACACCGGCACTCATGGCCGCCACCGCCCTGCCACCCAGACCCACTAGCAGGGAGACTGAGGCTTTGGAGGAAATTGAAGGAGGTAGAGGCGACGGGCCCGTTGTCTGGCGTCCTGCACTGACCACTTCCAGTGCATCTGACCGCTTTGGCGCCACCACGACTATGTCGCGTCCTACAACTCCAACAGCACCACTTCCTGCGACTACGTCACATCCTACAACTTCAACTGTGCCACTTCCTACAACTCCAACACCATCACTTCCTGCGACTACGTCACATCCTACAACTTCAACTGTGCCACTTCCTACAACTCCAACACCACTTCCTGCCATTCTCTCACTTTTGACGCCATCCAGCTCTGAGTTCCCGTTGACGTGGCGGTGGGGCACGGACAAGGGTGACGCCGCACCCCTCCGCCACGTGCTTGGTGCcggtgtgttttgtgtgtggttgttGGCCGccaacgtgtgtttgtgtgtggtggCGGCAGTAAGTACCCTCGTGACTCTGGTGAGACTGGCGGTCTGGTACAGGGGGGCATACAAGCTGCTGAGCGTCACGCTGGCAAGGGGGGGTGGCGCCCGGCAGGTGAGGCTCTACGGCAGCAGGGAAGTAGTTTATCGTTCGGTCCTCTTGGTGAGTTGCCAAGGGGCGGAGGGGGTCAAAGGTGGCCCCGTGTACAGGACGACCCTGCACCGCGAGCCCGGTACGCAGATTGCGCTGCAACAGTGGAGCGATGTCATGGGCGTGGGCGACGGGGGCGCAGGGTGGAGGCAACGCTTCAGCGTGCTTCTGCGCCAGGAGAGGGAGGGGCCAggcggagggagggaggagcGAGATTGGGTGGTGGGCGCGTGGCTAGCACAACACCTGCCCGGCGTGACCCTTGAAGGCTCGCCAGCCCCGTGA
- the LOC133398081 gene encoding phospholipase A2 inhibitor beta-like — translation MKLFFVVLLGAGVTMVSALQGCHHDLDPDHRVRLSCTAVGFNTVPTGVQPMTELNLSLCQVLLFPSNQFTSLSWESFQIFSKLHELDLTANQVGQVTPRAEPLLPHLSVLRLGRNRLTSLPDRAFSACPALTHLYLDNNAIESLSDDTFAGLSKLEILDLSSNHIRVLPPLLLRPLVGIETLYLESNQISELSDNWFSPREEVPYLYLSANPWACFCELMYLNTYIKDYFFNFYVRDDTTISRDPKSVVCHSPQWSKGRAILDLNLDDLCLPPTLQQTIATPLPFQYNLRVTEWQKQSKGNGSDDVWQLTTSGASDRFSTTTTASHPSTSTPLPATLSVATPASSEVLDKRDGAPRSHVPGAGVFCVWLLVSNVCLCVVMAASTVVTLVKLVVWYRGASDMQTQKTPKKKSITRKSGGIPRAHSNNFF, via the exons ATGAAGCTCTTCTTCGTTGTCCTCCTCGGTGCCGGCGTCACCATGGTTTCCGCCTTGCAGGGTTGCCATCACGACCTGGACCCGGACCACCGAGTGCGGCTCAGCTGCACGGCGGTTGGTTTCAACACCGTTCCCACAGGTGTCCAACCTATGACCGAG TTGAATCTCTCCCTTTGTCAGGTTCTCTTGTTTCCCAGCAACCAGTTCACCAGCCTGTCCTGGGAGTCCTTCCAGATCTTTAGCAAGCTGCACGAGCTGGACCTGACGGCCAACCAG GTGGGTCAGGTGACGCCGAGGGCCGAGCCGCTTCTGCCTCACCTCAGCGTCCTCCGACTTGGACGCAACCGCCTCACGTCTCTGCCAGACAGGGCCTTCTCCGCCTGCCCTGCGCTAACACATCTCTACCTAGACAACAACGCCATAGAGTCTCTGAGCGACGACACGTTCGCCGGACTCAGCAAGTTGGAG ATCCTAGACCTGTCGTCCAATCACATCAGGGTTCTTCCACCTCTCTTGCTTCGCCCCCTGGTTGGGATAGAAACGCTCTACCTGGAAAGCAACCAG ATCAGCGAGCTCTCGGACAATTGGTTCAGCCCGAGGGAGGAAGTGCCCTACCTGTACCTCTCTGCCAACCCGTGGGCGTGTTTCTGCGAGCTGATGTACCTCAACACATACATAAAAGACTACTTCTTCAACTTCTATGTGCGCGATGACACGACCATCAGCAGAGACCCCAAGAGTGTG GTGTGCCATTCGCCTCAGTGGTCCAAAGGTCGAGCCATCCTTGACTTGAACCTGGACGACTTGTGTCTGCCTCCCACACTGCAACAGACCATAGCCACCCCCCTGCCATTCCAATACAATCTCAGGGTGACTGAGTGGCAGAAACAAAGTAAAGGCAATGGAAGCGACGACGTCTGGCAACTGACCACTTCCGGCGCATCTGACCGCTTTTCCACCACCACGACTGCATCACATCCTTCAACTTCAACTCCACTTCCTGCCACTCTCTCAGTTGCTACGCCCGCAAGCTCTGAGGTCCTGGACAAGCGTGACGGTGCACCCCGCTCCCACGTGCCTGGTGCcggtgtgttttgtgtgtggttgttGGTTAgcaacgtgtgtttgtgtgtggtgatGGCAGCAAGTACCGTCGTGACTCTGGTGAAACTGGTGGTCTGGTACAGGGGGgcatcagacatgcaaacacaaaagacaccaaaaaaaaaaagcattacaaggaagtctggggggatcccccgggcccactcaaataattttttttaa